From Primulina tabacum isolate GXHZ01 chromosome 2, ASM2559414v2, whole genome shotgun sequence, one genomic window encodes:
- the LOC142532570 gene encoding glucan endo-1,3-beta-glucosidase 6-like, whose amino-acid sequence MATARFSGEILLLLFCMSAVAVLVESGVGVNWGTLALHRLLPETVVDLLKDNKISKVKLFDADPSSMRALMGSGIEVMVGIPNEMLALLSASTSASDLWVAQNVSSYMVKGGVNIKYIAVGNEPFLNSYSGQFQSYVLPALMNLQQSLAKANLVGMVKLVVPCNADAYESNLPSQGTFRPELTQIMTQIVSFLNSNGSPFVVNIYPFLSLYGNSDFPQDYAFFEGTAHPVMDGSNVYYNAFDGNFDTLVAALSKLGYGQMPIVIGEVGWPTDGAVSANYNAARAFNQGLVNHVLRNNGTPLRPGVPPVDIYLFSLLDEGAKSILPGNFERHWGIFSFDGQAKYSLNLGYGLLKNAKNVQYLPSRWCVANPTQDLSTLENHFKLACSYADCTTLSYGGSCNNIGEKGNISYAFNSYYQFQTQNAQSCEFDGLGIVTFLNPSVGGCKFLVGVTDGAAGFSLSNGNIILFLIIFWGFYILLV is encoded by the exons ATGGCGACAGCACGTTTTTCCGGCGAAATCTTATTGCTGTTGTTTTGCATGTCTGCAGTGGCTGTGTTGGTGGAGTCGGGCGTAGGCGTGAACTGGGGAACTTTGGCACTCCACCGTCTGTTGCCGGAGACGGTGGTGGATCTCTTGAAAGACAACAAGATATCCAAGGTGAAGCTGTTTGATGCCGACCCCAGTTCGATGCGGGCATTAATGGGAAGTGGGATTGAAGTTATGGTTGGGATCCCAAATGAAATGCTTGCTTTACTGAGTGCTTCTACTTCTGCTTCTGATTTATGGGTTGCTCAGAATGTTTCCAGTTACATGGTTAAAGGGGGTGTCAATATCAA ATATATTGCTGTAGGAAACGAGCCCTTTCTGAATAGTTATTCTGGTCAATTTCAATCTTATGTTTTACCTGCTCTGATGAATCTACAACAGTCTTTAGCAAAAGCAAATCTTGTGGGCATGGTAAAGCTGGTTGTACCATGCAATGCTGATGCCTATGAATCTAATCTACCATCACAAGGAACCTTCAGGCCTGAGCTTACCCAAATTATGACTCAGATCGTCTCTTTCCTGAATTCAAATGGTTCGCCTTTTGTAGTGAATATTTACCCATTTTTAAGTCTCTATGGAAACTCAGATTTTCCTCAGGACTACGCATTTTTTGAGGGTACAGCTCATCCTGTGATGGACGGATCAAATGTATACTATAATGCATTTGATGGTAATTTTGACACCTTGGTTGCGGCTCTCAGCAAGCTTGGATATGGTCAAATGCCCATTGTTATAGGAGAGGTGGGTTGGCCAACAGATGGAGCTGTTAGTGCTAATTACAATGCTGCGAGGGCCTTCAACCAGGGTCTTGTGAATCATGTTCTAAGAAACAATGGGACGCCTTTAAGACCAGGTGTGCCTCCTGTGGATATATATCTTTTCAGTCTCCTTGATGAAGGGGCTAAAAGTATACTCCCCGGAAACTTTGAGAGACACTGGGGTATATTTTCTTTCGATGGGCAGGCAAAATATTCGCTCAACCTCGGGTATGGATTATTAAAGAATGCAAAAAATGTTCAATATCTTCCTTCTAGATGGTGCGTGGCTAATCCTACCCAGGATCTTTCTACCCTGGAAAACCACTTCAAACTTGCTTGTAGTTATGCCGATTGCACAACACTCAGCTATGGGGGATCTTGCAATAATATCGGTGAGAAGGGAAACATATCATATGCTTTCAACAGCTACTATCAGTTTCAAACACAGAATGCACAGAGCTGCGAATTTGATGGGCTCGGGATTGTCACGTTCTTGAACCCTTCGGTTGGTGGTTGCAAATTTCTTGTTGGGGTTACTGATGGTGCAGCAGGATTTAGTTTGAGCAATGGAAATATTATACTATTTCTAATTATTTTTTGGGGATTTTACATACTTCTGGTGTGA